The Fluviispira sanaruensis sequence GATCCTTTAATTTACAATTATCACGATTTTCTTTTTCGTTCTTGGGTCGAACATTGGGAGAGAAAAACACCTGAAGATTGTTTGAATGCATATGTAGTTGGAACTTTAGAAAATATGATTGGTTGTGAAAAAGGATTGGTTCGAAAATTATTTCCTACAGTCCAAGATTTTATTAGAGATTTAGAGCGTTGGTGGCTCAATTTTGTCGAATCTGGAGTGATTAAACGTATGCAAGCTCCACCTGTAATTGCCATTTCTCCTAGGGCTTATGGCTTCGATCTGCGAGAACATATTCGTAAAGTTGTTTTTACTCATACATATATGAATTTAAAAAAGAAACTTATAGACTAAAAAGTTAACTTATTAACGCCTAAATAAAATTTTATTATCGTTTATTGATTCTAATTCAAAAATATATTAAATAAGTAAACCTGAAAAATGTAATCTTTGGTTTCGCATAATTCCCGAAATAAGAATAGATTTATCTTCTATCTATAGTAGTTTTAAAGGAATTTAAAACTACTAAATTTCTCTAAAAATTATATTTTATAATAATTATAGTTACTTGAGTACTATTGTTCTGCAAAAATAAAAAAAAATTACAAAATAATTAATGGGTTAAATTTTAGAGATATTTTAAAATGGTTTTCATTTCCACTGAAAAGGTGGATTCCTTTAAAACTGTATAGTAACAGATTCAAAGAAGGTGGAGATCTTCATAAGATTACAAAGGAATGAAAAACTTTATGGATGAAGTTAAGATAAATACAGATGAACAAAAGCACATACGGACATTATCACATTACCTTGAGAAAATTCATACTGCTACAGGTTACCAAAACAAGGAGGTTGCGGAACTTTTAGGTATGGATAAAAGCTATTATAATAAGATTAGACTGAAAAAGTTTTCTCCTTTAACGAATAGCATTGCAACCTTAAGGAAATTTGCTTCTTTAAACAATCAAAGTCTTATCCACTTTTTAGCAGAAATAGAGGAAATTTCACTCGATTCGAAAGAAAAAGAATGGATGATAATTGCTGAAAAGGCATTTACCGATGTTGGACCTATATTGAGAAGGGCCTTGCTTGTAAATAGAATTAAGCCAATTATAGATAAAGATGATGAGCAAATTGATGTTCTAATTAAAAACTTTCTTTTACTTTGTCTAATCATTGATATTTCTAAGAAGGAGAAATGGTTTAAAATTGTCTTTGAATTGATTTTAAAGATTTATCAAAATATTGATGATGAAAAAGATAATGATATTCGAATTCTTATAGAAAGAATTCGAAAATATAAGGAAGATCTAAAGGTGTGATTACATTTATTCTCTAAATTAAGAACTCATTTTAGATGAATCAAAGAGAATCAGAACTTCTTGGAAAGACTCTTCTTAAAAGATCTGGATTTTCTTGGAGCATTCTACTTCCTCGTGTAACAGTAGCTATGCCTACTCCAAGTTTTTCAGAAATTTCTCGTTGAGCAACCCCTTGAGAAATTAAATCGACTATTTGCACTCTTTGTGCAATTGCATCAATTTCAGCAGGGGTTAAAAATACTTTAAGAAGTTGTTCACTTTCAAATGAATTCAAATCTTTGCAATGTATTTCTTTTAAAAATTGAATTATTTCTTTAGAGGTTTTGTGAGATCTTAATTGAATCATAAGGAAATCCTTTAAAAGTAAACTGATATTACAGATTCAATGGGTTTTATTGAGATTTTTTGTCCCAACGCTTTGTTACTTAAACCATGGGAAGGTCTTTCCAATAAAAAATGACCATTGAATTCTGCGCCTGATATATCAAGAGATCCTCTTGTTCCTCTTATGAAAACAGAAAATAACATCTTATTTGCTTTTAATATATCAAATTCAATCGATGATATAATAACTCCCCCATGGAAATAACAAATTCCACCAAGAGGGATTTTGCAAATAAAACGTTCAACTTCAAGAATATTTGCAACTTCATGATCTCTACGTCCCCCTAAACCATAAAAAATTTCTAGGAAGACTTGATGCTCTGTAGCTTCTTTAAGAATTCTGTCAAGAAGAACAGAAAAGTCATTAAAGTTCTTGTTTTTCACAAGAAGGATTTTTTCTAAAGGAGAACTCTTAGATTTCTGATTGTTGTAACAGAGAGAAGAATTGTCAAGATATTTTTTGGATTTATTGTTTAAACTATCAGAATCTCCAGACCAAATTATATTTTGGTAACTTACTTTATTTTGTAAAATATGATTCAAACCACCATCTGCAACATAAAGTGTGTCAAAATGGTTTTTTTTAAAATCTGTTGATTTAATTTGGGAACAAATTACCTGAATAGGAGAAAAATTATGATAACCATTCAAAAAGATCACATATTTTTTAATTTTCAAATTCATAATTTTTCGGGGCATTTTCTTTTGTGTTGAGTTTATTGTTTTGTTCTAAGAGCCATACTTGGCGGACCGAAGTTTCAAGCTGTTCAGAGTGAAATAAAAGATCTTTAGCCTTTGAAAATCCTAGAAGAAGTCCTATTAACAAAAACATAAGTGATATAATAAATCCTATAGTACATGTGATAATTATGCTGTTGTGAATGGAAATTTCTGTAATGACGTCTGCGAACTTTCCCCCTTCAACACTCGTTAAAATTGCCTTTTTAAAAAAAGCTATGCTCAAAGAAATAATCGCAAAAAAGATGATAGGAATAAAAAAAGATAACAATGGATAAAAAAAACGAACGATATTTGCATTGCTTTTTGCGAGTAAAATTCTTCTTGCATGCTCGGGATAAGTTTTTTTTAAAAAGTATTCAAAAGAAGTATCATTTGGTTTGTTATACAATGACATAAATTTTAATTGCCTCAAATTCAATTATGTTTAGGTTTTTTAGATTCTTCTTGGGATTTAATTTTAAGCATGACTCCATCAGAGATTTCTCTCCACTCTTTCATGAGCTCATACCACCCTCTAGGGAAGAAGAAACGGAGCTTTGCCAATCTTAAAAAACCAGGGAAGAAGTTAATACTTTCTCGAACCATCAGACTCAATGCAAGAAATGTAGGAGTCAAGATTAAGAAAGCAATCCATATTACGATTTTATTAATATTAGGTAAATAGGAGCCTAGCAGATATGTAAATACGGATGATGTAAAAAAGGCCCAAAGTGGAAAGAACCACATGCCATGGGCAATCTTCATAGTTGCTCTGACATCGCGATCAGATGTGCTTTTTTTTGCAAGTGATTCACAAAATTTAGAAGGAATAGCCCAAACAATGGTTCCTAAAAATTCAATAGGAATAGTTAAAAATAAATAAAACCATCCATGCCTGAAAATAACCCAAAAGAAATTTCTCCGTTTATAATTCACATCTCCCCAAACAAGTTGTATGGGAGAAACATTAACAGCTTGCATCATACGGCGCATAGTTTGTATACGCGCCATTAAAATCGGGTCGATGTCGAATTCAGGGCGAAGTTTTTCGACAAAAATTCTAAATTCACGTGATGAATATGCTTGTCTACCATAAGAAAGTTCAAATAAAAATCTCCAGTTTCTTTTTTCGTCCCAGCTAAAAAAACTTGCAAAACCTGCTTCTAATGATTCTCTCACTCCATCCATAATATCGTTCACAGAGTTATCTGCAGAAGTGATCACAACAGGTTCACAGTAATGTAAATTGAGTTCGCTGCGAAATTCATCTTTCTCAGAATAATCTATAACCACAGGTTGAACGACAACATGAAAATTATCATTATTAGCACGGCTCATTGCCTGCAATGCCATTCGAGCTAAGCCTGTTTTAAATTTATATATATAAGGGTCGTCATGACTAACGCCTTCAGGAAATATTAAAATGCAATCTCCTTTTAAAAGCGCATCACCAACGGCTTGAAAAGCTTCATTATTTGCTTTTGCTCGCCAATCAGGCTCAAAGTTACCTTGTTGCAGCATTTCTTTTTGTGCTTGCACATCCTTTTTGATATCCTGCAATCGTGTTACAGGTATTGCTTTTGTGATTTGTAGTATTTGTTTCATGACGGGCATTTCCCATAGGGTATGCTTGGCGAGTGGTCGAATTGTCACAGGTGCCAAACCAAGCATCACTGCGGGGTCTACTATGCCGCTTGAATGATTGGCTGCCCATATTGCCGAACCACCAGTATAAGGAGTTCCCGAAACGCTTATGCGTTTAAAGAAAATCCTACAAAGAAGAAATGCGAGAAGACGCATCATGAGTTTGCCCCAGTTGTTTTGCGCTGATCTAGAAACAAGTATATTGCCTTAGATGGTATTAATAAATCGTCAAATTCACCTATGGAGAAAGAATGTCAATTCAGCATAACATCAAATGGATAGGATCGAAAAGTCTTGATAAACTGCAGAGTCCTTTAAAAACAGTGGCGCAGTTTAAAGGGAATGAAGTTAAAAATGTAATTATTGCTTTGCATGGTTTTGGAGATAATGCTGCAAATTTTGCATCGTTGGCTAATGAAATTAAAGTAACGGATGTTCTCTGGCTGTTTCCACAGGGACCGAGAAACTATCCAATGGGTGTCGATGGGTCACAATGGTTTCCTCTTTTTAATAATCCCACTGAAGAAAGAAGAGTTTCAGAAGATTCTATCTTGCAATTATTATATAACGTAACTGAGCAGATTAATGTCCCGTTTCATAAAATATTTATTTTAGGTTTTTCGCAAGGTGCTTCGATGGCGCTTAATTGTGGACTAAAAGGGAAAGAGAATTTAGCTGGTATTCTTTCATTGAGTGGATTTATGATTCAAGGGCATGTGATTAAAAATAGTTATGCAGGTGAAAGAATAACGACTCCTATTTTTGTTGCACATGGACTGCAAGATCAGGTTGTACTTCCAGCAATGTATTTTGAGACAGTTGATATATTAAAAGATATGGGAACTGCAAAAGTGAGAGCAAAAACATATCAGATGGGTCATAATATCAGTCAAGAAGAAATAAATGACATCGCAAAATTCATAGAGGAATTTCGTTGAGTAAAAATAATATTGATATAGAAAAAACATTAGAATTAGAAAAAGCACGGCAGCAATTGGAAAATCGTGTTCAAGGTGGGATGAAGTCTTATCTCGTAAGTCTTGAATTGCCCGATGATGACCCCGTAGAAATTCAAGAAAGCTTAGTTGAGCTTGGTGCTTTAATTAGAACTTTAGGGGATGAATGCGTCGGTGTGACGGTGCAAAAGAAAGTCAAACCTATTCCTGCAACTTATATAGGTTTAGGTAAAGCTGAGGAAATAAAAAAAGCCTGTGAGCTATTAAAATTCGATTATGTCACTTTCGATCAAGAGCTTTCTCCAACCCAAGTGCGAAATCTTGAAAATTTAATTGCTAAACCTATTCTTGATAGAACAGGTGTTATTCTACAAATATTTAGGAAAAATGCACGATCCAAAGAGGCGCGCACGCAGGTAGAAATTGCTCACTTAGAGTATATTGCACCCAGACTTTCAAATGCTTGGATCACTTGGGAAAGGCAAAGAGGCGGTGGAGGATCGGGGGGACGACTCAAAGGTGCGGGAGAAACGCAGATCGAAATTGATCGGCGCAGGATGAAAGATAAGATTGCTAGCCTAAGAAAAGACCTAGAGAAAATCCAAAAAGAACGCGAAACACAAAGAAAAAATCGGGCAGATGAGTGGAATGTTGTGTTGGTTGGTTATACGAATGCTGGAAAAACGACCTTGATGAATGCTCTCACCGAAAGCCATTTATCTGCGAAAGATTCACTGTTTGAAACACTCGATTCCAGTATCCGTCGAATTCGTGGTGTAAATAATATGAATATTCTTGTGACTGACACTGTCGGCTTTATCCGCAATTTACCGCATGGCTTGGTGGCAAGTTTTAGAAGCACTTTGGAAGAGACTAGTAAGGCCGATCTTTTACTTCATATTGTTGATATTACTCATAAATCTTATAAAGATCACATTAAAGTAACGGACGAAGTGCTTGTGCAAGTCGGTGCTTCCGATGTGCCAAGAATTATTGTTTTCAACAAAATTGATAAAGTTGTGGGTGAACCGCGTCTTCCTAAAATCCTCGCGCGTGGATACCCAAGAAGTATCTGCTTGTCTAGTTATAAAGAAGAGGATATCAAACGCTTTCGAGAGATGATTGTGAATTTTCTTGCCCAAAATATGGTTGAAGAAGTTTTTCACGTTTCTTATGGTGATTCTAAAATGTTATCACTTATTTACTCTCATACACGTGTCTTAGAGTCGAATTGGACCCAAGATGAAGGAATTTTTAAGGTGCGCATGTCTAAAAGTATTTATCAGCGATATTTTGCACCCGTTAAATCTGAGGAAGAACAAGAATGGCAAGTAAAATCGAATTAAAAAAAATTCCAGATACAATTCATAAAAAAATAATAGAGCTAAAACAAATTGAAACTAAACTTGGACATTTACCGCCTGATAATTGGAAAGTCGGAGAGTTATTTAATCGTATTGATAATCCTGATTATTATCAAAGTTTTGTACTAATGGAAAAACAAACAGAGTTGCTATTTTCTGAAATTTGTGAAGATTTACGGGCCCGTAACTTTGACAATGCCGAAATTGTCCAAGCAATAAATGCAGAATTATTTTATGAAGGCGGTCCTAAATACTGCAATGAACAAGAAGTCCTTGAAGCTTTAGGGCAGGAATAAATGGAAAAGCGGTTGCCTTATTTCTTTTTAGAAAATCAACCTTTAAATAATAAAACTTATTATCGGATGGGTGGACACGCCCGTTTTTTTGCGGAACCGAATAATATCGCAGAAATACAAGAAGCATTATATTGGACAAAAGAAAATTCAATTCCGTGCTCTGTTTTGGGCTCTGGCAGCAACTCAGTTTATGCAGATGGTGATTTTTCGGGATTAGTCATTTCTTTAGAAAAACTTTCAGCCTGGCATTGGGAGAATTCAGAGACTTTATTTGCCGAAGCTGGGGTTACAAATACAGAAATAGCTGAAATATGTTTGCTTGAAAATCGTGCTGGAGCTGGGTGGATGTACCGTATGCCAGGCCAGTTGGGTGCATCTGTGCGTATGAATGCCCGTTGTTATGGCGGTGAAATCTCACAAATTGTGACACAAATTTTTACGCTCGATATGGATGGTATTTTAAAAACATATCGCAATGAAGAGGTTTTTCAAGGTTATAAAAAGACTCTTCTTATGAATAAGCCGGAAATTGTGATTGGTGCACGCTTGAGTTTTCCGCAAACCGAATTACCAGAAAAATTAATTCAATTTATGCATGAATGCGAAGCCGATAGGCATAAAAAAAAGCATTTCTTCATGCCGAGTTGTGGTTCCACTTTTAAAAATAATTATTCTATTGGAAAGCCGAGTGGTCAATTATTCGATCAATTGGGCTTAAAGGGAACACGTGTTGGCAATGCTGCAGTGAGTGAGTATCATGCAAATTTTGTCTGGAATCTCGGTAATGCGACTACCAATGATATGTTATCTTTAACAGCAATTATGCGAGATAAAGCAAAAACAGAGCTCAATGCAGACTTAGAATTAGAAGTTCAACCTGTCGGGGAATTTTCGCAAAAGCTTTATACAAATTGCGGTATGCAAATGCTAGGGCCAAGTTATCGGGGTGAAAATAATAATAAATGGGTTGGTCTTTTATGGCATCCAAACTCAAGCCATATTAAGAAACCCGAAACTAAAAAAATATTTCCATTAAAAATCTTTGACTCACCTTATATTGAATATGCGCAAAATTCTTATCAAGGTATTCCTTCAATTGGGATTGAGATCATTCAAATGATGCCTATGAGTAAAGCCATAAAGAATGCAAATCTTCCTTTTCTTAAATGGTTAACTTATAGTTCAGAGTCACTTGAAAAATATTTTTTGCATACGCCGCCTAGAAAAAATAATAAGAAAACTAATTTTATTGATGAACTATGGAAATATAGTGTGAGTGAATTATTTATCGCTGATGCGAAGAATTCCAAAAGATATCTTGAATTTGAATTGACTGTAAATGGGAATTGGATTGCACTTGAATTCGATGGGATTAGACAAAGATCAAAACGCAGTCAAATACCAAATGAACTGCTTTGGTCAGGTTTAGAAATTATTAATTCGGACAAAAATAATTTAAAAAATGAGGAAAAGAAAAATTCTTTTGGAATGAGTTTTTCATATAATCAATTAAAAAAAGTTATAGGAAAAAAAGATAAAAAAATATTAATTCAAGGTGCTTTGAGCCTTGGGGATACAAAATTTTTATTAGCTCCTTATTGGAAGCAGATTAAATATTCTAAGAGTGCGGCTGGGGATATAGTCGAAAATGAAATTATCCCCAATTTTCATCAACCATCGAAATTTTGGATGATCTCACTATATTAATTGGCAAGTTATATCATTTATTCTTCTGTTAAAAAATCTTAAATTTCTTCTGGAAATTTACAATCATCTTTAATGGAAATGAATTCATTGAAGTTTATTGAACGTACTAATTATGTGCTCTCAATAAACTCTTTTACTTTAACATATCTTCAACTTCAAATGGAATTCGACATTTGTCTTTGAAGCTAATGAATTCATCTATGCTCACTTTGCGTGTATATGTAATTGTTTCAACAGGCGTATTTTTTAATTCACCATTATAATTAACTACATCTAAATCTGAATAACTAAATACATAATCATCTGATATTTTTCTGTAATGGGTAGTTAACTCAAAATAACTCCCTGGATTTTTAAAACTAAAAGATTTATTATGACGATTAAAATTAAGCAATCCAAGGCTTCCATTAAATACAATCTTACCTGTCAATTTTGAAATTGAGCAAAAATAAATTTTATCATTTCTTATAGCCATATAATCTTTAATATCTGAATAATTATTATTTGGTAGTTTAACGAGTGCTCCATCTTTATTTACGAATTGTCTGACTTTATTTGTTATTTCCCAAGTATTTAAGGTCATAAATTCTGAATATGATCTATTTAACGGACTTATTTCGCTTTCTATGTCCTCTGTGCTAAATTCGAAGTTTTCATCACTTTCTTCGCAATAATTGTCTTCAAATTCGCATAATTTTTCTGAGAAATTCAATTTTTTTCCTTTCATAAAATAAATTTCACTCAAAGATTCTTTTTTTAATTTACCGATTTTAGTGAATAATTTTTCTGAAAAATCAAATTTTTTTGCAGAAATTAAAGAAATATTTTCTAACGAAGTTAGCATATCAAAAGCAGTCAATACAATCTTATCCAATAAGTTATTGCCAAGATATAAGTTATTTAAATTATTTAAACCTATAAAACTGTTGGAATGAATTTTTGCAATCTGATTTTCACTCAAATCAAGGGTTTTTAGATTTCTTAAGTTATAAAATATGCCTTGAGGAATTCCTCTAAGAGAACTTCTTCTTAAATCAAGTTCATCAAGATTTATAAATCCTGAGAGGGGAGAGAGATCATTTATAACATTCGAACTTAATTTTAAAATTTTTAAAGACTTTAACTTATCAAGTTCAGTTGTATTTAGTGGTGATTTTTTTGACTGCTCACATAATTCTGTGATTGCTAAAGCAGACTTTTCTGCATTGCTTAAAGGAGTCTGTGAAGCAGAGCACCAATCTAGAAATGTTTTATTGAAAAGAAGATTGAAAGTTGCTAATTTCTTATCTTTATCATAAATTTCATATGTACAGTATTGTGCTTTTTTAAAGTCACTAAATATATCGGTTGATACATTTTCTTTTAAAATAATTTCAGGATGAACATGATCAATTATAACTTTAAATTCGAAAAATTCACAAAATTTATTTCTATTTGCTTTTTTTGGCTTTAT is a genomic window containing:
- the hflX gene encoding GTPase HflX — translated: MSKNNIDIEKTLELEKARQQLENRVQGGMKSYLVSLELPDDDPVEIQESLVELGALIRTLGDECVGVTVQKKVKPIPATYIGLGKAEEIKKACELLKFDYVTFDQELSPTQVRNLENLIAKPILDRTGVILQIFRKNARSKEARTQVEIAHLEYIAPRLSNAWITWERQRGGGGSGGRLKGAGETQIEIDRRRMKDKIASLRKDLEKIQKERETQRKNRADEWNVVLVGYTNAGKTTLMNALTESHLSAKDSLFETLDSSIRRIRGVNNMNILVTDTVGFIRNLPHGLVASFRSTLEETSKADLLLHIVDITHKSYKDHIKVTDEVLVQVGASDVPRIIVFNKIDKVVGEPRLPKILARGYPRSICLSSYKEEDIKRFREMIVNFLAQNMVEEVFHVSYGDSKMLSLIYSHTRVLESNWTQDEGIFKVRMSKSIYQRYFAPVKSEEEQEWQVKSN
- a CDS encoding alpha/beta hydrolase, with amino-acid sequence MSIQHNIKWIGSKSLDKLQSPLKTVAQFKGNEVKNVIIALHGFGDNAANFASLANEIKVTDVLWLFPQGPRNYPMGVDGSQWFPLFNNPTEERRVSEDSILQLLYNVTEQINVPFHKIFILGFSQGASMALNCGLKGKENLAGILSLSGFMIQGHVIKNSYAGERITTPIFVAHGLQDQVVLPAMYFETVDILKDMGTAKVRAKTYQMGHNISQEEINDIAKFIEEFR
- a CDS encoding leucine-rich repeat domain-containing protein, with the translated sequence MRYHSFASLTKIIFCSFFLASCAKKAINDSSAPKSPTLANISTCSKNVEGKCKKAVTSEPSVNELVPKPEVIEIVVEDESEYLQDDSKNKNEDNSDLEDFFKSYLYFQINNENSFNIAYLTLDTDGKTKLALAKDDAGNLNYGGIIPKDLMRFRIPVSSDVGSMGLDKFSIKPKKANRNKFCEFFEFKVIIDHVHPEIILKENVSTDIFSDFKKAQYCTYEIYDKDKKLATFNLLFNKTFLDWCSASQTPLSNAEKSALAITELCEQSKKSPLNTTELDKLKSLKILKLSSNVINDLSPLSGFINLDELDLRRSSLRGIPQGIFYNLRNLKTLDLSENQIAKIHSNSFIGLNNLNNLYLGNNLLDKIVLTAFDMLTSLENISLISAKKFDFSEKLFTKIGKLKKESLSEIYFMKGKKLNFSEKLCEFEDNYCEESDENFEFSTEDIESEISPLNRSYSEFMTLNTWEITNKVRQFVNKDGALVKLPNNNYSDIKDYMAIRNDKIYFCSISKLTGKIVFNGSLGLLNFNRHNKSFSFKNPGSYFELTTHYRKISDDYVFSYSDLDVVNYNGELKNTPVETITYTRKVSIDEFISFKDKCRIPFEVEDMLK
- a CDS encoding 1-acyl-sn-glycerol-3-phosphate acyltransferase — protein: MMRLLAFLLCRIFFKRISVSGTPYTGGSAIWAANHSSGIVDPAVMLGLAPVTIRPLAKHTLWEMPVMKQILQITKAIPVTRLQDIKKDVQAQKEMLQQGNFEPDWRAKANNEAFQAVGDALLKGDCILIFPEGVSHDDPYIYKFKTGLARMALQAMSRANNDNFHVVVQPVVIDYSEKDEFRSELNLHYCEPVVITSADNSVNDIMDGVRESLEAGFASFFSWDEKRNWRFLFELSYGRQAYSSREFRIFVEKLRPEFDIDPILMARIQTMRRMMQAVNVSPIQLVWGDVNYKRRNFFWVIFRHGWFYLFLTIPIEFLGTIVWAIPSKFCESLAKKSTSDRDVRATMKIAHGMWFFPLWAFFTSSVFTYLLGSYLPNINKIVIWIAFLILTPTFLALSLMVRESINFFPGFLRLAKLRFFFPRGWYELMKEWREISDGVMLKIKSQEESKKPKHN
- a CDS encoding Trp family transcriptional regulator translates to MIQLRSHKTSKEIIQFLKEIHCKDLNSFESEQLLKVFLTPAEIDAIAQRVQIVDLISQGVAQREISEKLGVGIATVTRGSRMLQENPDLLRRVFPRSSDSL
- the murB gene encoding UDP-N-acetylmuramate dehydrogenase, whose protein sequence is MEKRLPYFFLENQPLNNKTYYRMGGHARFFAEPNNIAEIQEALYWTKENSIPCSVLGSGSNSVYADGDFSGLVISLEKLSAWHWENSETLFAEAGVTNTEIAEICLLENRAGAGWMYRMPGQLGASVRMNARCYGGEISQIVTQIFTLDMDGILKTYRNEEVFQGYKKTLLMNKPEIVIGARLSFPQTELPEKLIQFMHECEADRHKKKHFFMPSCGSTFKNNYSIGKPSGQLFDQLGLKGTRVGNAAVSEYHANFVWNLGNATTNDMLSLTAIMRDKAKTELNADLELEVQPVGEFSQKLYTNCGMQMLGPSYRGENNNKWVGLLWHPNSSHIKKPETKKIFPLKIFDSPYIEYAQNSYQGIPSIGIEIIQMMPMSKAIKNANLPFLKWLTYSSESLEKYFLHTPPRKNNKKTNFIDELWKYSVSELFIADAKNSKRYLEFELTVNGNWIALEFDGIRQRSKRSQIPNELLWSGLEIINSDKNNLKNEEKKNSFGMSFSYNQLKKVIGKKDKKILIQGALSLGDTKFLLAPYWKQIKYSKSAAGDIVENEIIPNFHQPSKFWMISLY